From the Chitinophaga lutea genome, one window contains:
- the nuoG gene encoding NADH-quinone oxidoreductase subunit NuoG, giving the protein MATIFIDNKPYEVKDGKNLLEVCLQLGLNLPYFCWHPSLGSVGACRQCAIKSFKDEDDTKGRIVMSCMEPVRDKMRISVEDKDATSFREHVIGWLMTNHPHDCAVCDEGGSCHLQDMTVMTGHSYRDYRFTKRTYNNQDLGPFLNHEMNRCIQCYRCVRFYKDYAGGKDLNVFAAHNHVYFGRQQSGTLESEFSGNLAEVCPTGVFTDKTLKSHYTRKWDMTYAPSVCQGCSLGCNISAGERYGSIRQIVNRYNGDVNGYFLCDRGRYGYEFVNSDQRIVHPAIRPHHNGTSSREYIIQEVAAKLRNGKTIGIGSPRASLESNFVLRQLVGAEHFYLGMSDTDHDHTNIALKILRDGPVRTPSLHEAEQADMVLILGEDLTNTAPMLALAVRQAVRQVPMHEAMEQVHLAAWHDAALREAMQETKGPLFILHTFPTKLDELATGIHRDAPENLARIAYAVSRQLGAPVTEVKNLNDTEQALVDQITAALKAAKRPLIIGGYGTGYDHLMKAAANISWALMQGGAQPMLSLTLPECNSLGLEMLGGHRLDSAVDALKNGEADTVIVLENDLYRRADKHVIDEIFRHAKDVILADHLYNPTAEKATVLLPVGTFAEADGTIVNNEGRAQRYYQVYVPKGEIQESWRWFLQIAEKAGVERLHGLHLLDDVVWAMTTTIPALAAVAHLAPTADFRMAGQKIPREPHRYSGRTAMLANENVSEPKPPEDEDTPLSFTMEGFRGEAPAPLIPFFWTPGWNSVQSVNKYQSEIGGHLHGGDPGKRLLEPHVNGSIPFFTETPQPYLPMPGHLHVMPVFSIFGSDELSMHTPGIASRAQDFFCIYMNPEDLHAWDITPGSWVNFHIQGHAYLLSAVPNNWLPRGIAAMNAGLPGSQIIDLPQCIRFNNSEVPSTT; this is encoded by the coding sequence ATGGCTACGATATTCATAGACAACAAACCCTACGAGGTAAAAGACGGGAAGAACCTGCTGGAGGTTTGTCTGCAGCTGGGCCTGAACCTGCCTTACTTCTGCTGGCATCCGTCCCTTGGCTCCGTGGGAGCCTGCCGCCAGTGTGCCATCAAGAGCTTTAAAGACGAAGACGACACCAAAGGCAGGATAGTCATGAGTTGTATGGAGCCCGTGCGCGACAAAATGCGGATATCCGTGGAAGATAAAGACGCCACCTCTTTTCGCGAACATGTGATCGGCTGGCTGATGACCAACCACCCGCACGATTGCGCGGTGTGCGACGAAGGCGGCTCCTGCCATTTGCAGGACATGACGGTGATGACGGGCCACAGCTACCGCGATTATCGCTTCACCAAACGCACGTACAACAACCAGGACCTCGGCCCCTTCCTCAACCACGAAATGAACCGCTGCATCCAGTGTTACCGCTGTGTGCGTTTTTATAAGGATTATGCCGGCGGAAAAGACCTGAACGTGTTCGCGGCCCACAACCATGTATATTTCGGCCGGCAGCAGAGCGGCACGCTGGAAAGCGAGTTCAGCGGCAACCTGGCGGAAGTTTGTCCTACCGGTGTGTTCACCGACAAAACTCTCAAATCGCATTATACCCGCAAATGGGACATGACCTATGCGCCGTCTGTTTGCCAGGGCTGCTCCCTGGGCTGCAATATCAGCGCCGGCGAGCGGTATGGCTCTATCCGCCAGATCGTGAACCGTTACAACGGCGATGTGAACGGCTATTTCCTGTGCGACCGCGGGCGGTACGGGTATGAGTTCGTCAACAGCGATCAGCGCATCGTGCATCCCGCCATCCGGCCGCATCACAACGGGACCTCTTCCCGCGAGTACATCATCCAGGAAGTAGCCGCCAAACTCCGCAACGGCAAAACCATCGGTATCGGTTCCCCCCGCGCCAGCCTCGAATCGAACTTCGTGTTGCGGCAGCTGGTAGGCGCGGAACATTTTTACCTCGGCATGTCAGACACCGATCACGATCATACCAACATCGCGTTGAAGATCCTGCGCGACGGGCCGGTGCGCACCCCATCGCTGCACGAGGCCGAACAGGCGGACATGGTGCTGATACTGGGTGAAGACCTCACCAATACCGCGCCGATGCTGGCGTTGGCCGTGCGGCAGGCGGTAAGGCAGGTGCCCATGCACGAGGCCATGGAGCAGGTGCATCTCGCCGCGTGGCATGATGCAGCGCTGAGAGAAGCCATGCAGGAAACGAAAGGCCCGCTTTTCATCCTCCATACGTTCCCCACCAAACTCGACGAGCTGGCCACGGGCATCCACCGCGATGCGCCGGAGAACCTCGCCCGTATAGCTTACGCCGTTAGCCGGCAGCTGGGTGCGCCGGTAACGGAAGTCAAAAACCTGAACGATACGGAACAGGCGCTGGTAGACCAGATCACTGCCGCGCTCAAAGCGGCGAAACGCCCGCTGATCATCGGTGGTTACGGCACAGGCTACGACCATTTGATGAAAGCGGCCGCCAATATCAGCTGGGCGTTGATGCAGGGCGGCGCACAGCCCATGCTGAGCCTCACCCTGCCGGAATGCAACAGCCTCGGCCTCGAAATGCTCGGCGGCCACCGCCTCGATTCCGCGGTGGATGCGCTCAAAAACGGCGAAGCCGATACGGTGATCGTGCTGGAGAACGATCTCTACCGGCGCGCGGACAAACATGTGATAGACGAGATTTTCCGGCATGCGAAAGACGTGATACTGGCCGATCATCTATATAACCCCACCGCCGAAAAAGCCACCGTGCTGCTGCCGGTGGGCACCTTTGCGGAGGCGGACGGCACCATCGTGAACAACGAAGGCCGCGCGCAACGGTATTACCAGGTATATGTGCCGAAAGGGGAGATACAGGAAAGCTGGCGCTGGTTTTTGCAGATCGCCGAAAAAGCGGGTGTAGAACGGCTGCATGGCCTTCATTTGCTCGACGATGTGGTGTGGGCGATGACCACCACCATTCCCGCGCTGGCCGCCGTGGCGCACCTGGCGCCGACCGCGGATTTCAGGATGGCCGGGCAGAAAATTCCCCGCGAACCGCACCGCTACAGCGGCCGCACGGCGATGCTGGCCAATGAAAACGTAAGCGAGCCCAAACCGCCGGAAGACGAGGATACGCCGCTGTCTTTTACCATGGAAGGTTTCCGGGGAGAAGCGCCCGCGCCGCTGATTCCATTCTTCTGGACGCCGGGATGGAACTCCGTGCAGTCTGTCAACAAGTACCAGTCCGAAATAGGCGGTCACCTGCACGGCGGCGACCCGGGCAAACGCCTGCTCGAGCCGCATGTCAACGGCAGCATTCCATTCTTTACGGAAACGCCGCAGCCGTACCTGCCCATGCCCGGCCACCTGCACGTAATGCCGGTATTCAGCATTTTCGGCTCCGACGAACTGAGCATGCATACGCCCGGCATCGCATCGCGGGCGCAGGACTTTTTCTGCATTTACATGAACCCGGAAGACCTTCATGCATGGGACATTACGCCCGGCAGCTGGGTGAATTTTCATATACAGGGGCACGCCTACCTGTTGTCGGCCGTGCCCAACAACTGGCTGCCGCGCGGCATTGCGGCGATGAACGCCGGGCTGCCCGGCTCGCAGATCATCGACCTGCCGCAGTGTATCCGGTTCAATAACAGCGAGGTTCCTTCAACCACTTAA
- the nuoH gene encoding NADH-quinone oxidoreductase subunit NuoH → MNYWWIIGGVLFVLLNTAAGLIWLERRLLALWQDRYGPNRAGPFGILIVLADTLKLFFKEDWIPPFADKVVFVFAPAVVVISVLMSFTVIPFGPDIMVADLNIGLLFFLAMSSLGVYSIVLGGWASNNKYALLGAMRGASQMISYEVFMGMALMGVVILSGSFNLREVVEAQRGMWFIVPQFLGFVIFLIAGIAETHRLPFDIPEAESELVAGFHAEYSGMKFGMFFIGEYLGVTLISSMLVTLYFGGWLGPAFLPGVVWFVLKTFVFIALFILLRASMPRPRYDQLMEYGWKVLFPLSLLNLLVTAAIVLSMKSA, encoded by the coding sequence ATGAACTACTGGTGGATTATAGGAGGCGTTTTATTCGTGCTGCTCAACACGGCGGCCGGCCTCATATGGCTCGAACGCAGGTTGCTGGCGCTCTGGCAGGACCGTTACGGCCCCAACCGCGCGGGCCCCTTCGGCATCCTGATTGTGCTGGCGGATACGCTGAAGCTGTTTTTCAAGGAAGACTGGATACCCCCCTTCGCCGATAAAGTCGTATTCGTATTTGCGCCTGCCGTGGTGGTGATCAGCGTGCTGATGAGCTTTACCGTAATCCCTTTCGGGCCTGACATCATGGTGGCCGATCTCAATATCGGGCTGCTGTTTTTCCTGGCCATGTCGTCGCTCGGCGTATACAGCATCGTGCTCGGCGGATGGGCGTCCAACAACAAATATGCGTTGCTCGGGGCGATGCGGGGGGCTTCGCAGATGATCAGCTACGAAGTGTTCATGGGCATGGCGCTGATGGGCGTGGTGATACTGAGCGGCAGCTTTAACCTCCGCGAGGTGGTGGAAGCGCAGCGGGGCATGTGGTTCATCGTTCCACAGTTTTTGGGGTTCGTGATATTTCTCATTGCGGGCATTGCGGAAACGCACCGCCTGCCCTTCGATATTCCCGAAGCGGAAAGTGAGCTGGTGGCCGGTTTTCATGCCGAATATTCCGGGATGAAATTCGGGATGTTTTTCATCGGCGAGTACCTCGGCGTTACGCTCATTTCGTCGATGCTGGTGACGCTGTATTTCGGCGGCTGGCTGGGCCCCGCGTTTCTGCCGGGCGTGGTATGGTTCGTGCTGAAAACCTTCGTGTTCATCGCGCTGTTCATCCTGCTGCGCGCCTCCATGCCGAGGCCGCGCTACGACCAGCTGATGGAATACGGATGGAAAGTATTGTTCCCGCTGTCGCTCCTGAACCTGCTGGTCACGGCGGCGATCGTACTGAGTATGAAATCTGCATAG
- the nuoI gene encoding NADH-quinone oxidoreductase subunit NuoI codes for MFSLIRSMWLVFLHAFHKRETFQYPEEKAPLPARWRGRIVLTRDPDGGERCVGCYLCAAACPVDCISLQAAEAPDGRRYPSFFRINFSRCIFCGFCEEACPTYAIQLIPDFEMAEYDRQNLVYEKEALLINSEGKYPGYNYYKVAGMSIAGKDKGDAQKEEPPVDIKSLLP; via the coding sequence ATGTTCAGTTTAATCAGAAGCATGTGGCTGGTATTCCTTCACGCTTTTCACAAAAGGGAAACCTTCCAGTACCCGGAAGAAAAAGCGCCATTGCCGGCCCGCTGGCGCGGCCGCATCGTGCTTACCCGCGACCCTGATGGCGGGGAGCGCTGCGTGGGATGCTACCTCTGCGCGGCGGCCTGCCCGGTAGACTGCATCTCGCTGCAGGCAGCCGAAGCGCCGGACGGAAGAAGGTACCCCAGCTTTTTCCGCATCAATTTTTCCCGCTGCATATTCTGCGGTTTTTGTGAAGAAGCCTGTCCTACTTACGCCATCCAGCTCATACCCGATTTCGAAATGGCCGAATACGACCGCCAGAACCTCGTGTATGAGAAGGAAGCGCTGCTGATCAACAGCGAGGGGAAATACCCCGGTTATAATTATTACAAGGTGGCCGGTATGTCTATCGCCGGGAAAGACAAGGGCGACGCGCAGAAAGAAGAACCGCCGGTAGACATCAAAAGCCTCCTGCCTTAA
- the nuoJ gene encoding NADH-quinone oxidoreductase subunit J, whose protein sequence is MGPAFYIAAGVAIFSTIMVITRYNIMHALLYLIVSLLSVAVIFFLYGAPFMAALEVIIYAGAIMVLMIFFVMMLNLGPQTAGDERHWLSPRIWIGPAVLCAVLLIELGYLILQPPVLPAGEIVMVDPKAVGKSLFGPYVLAVELAGMLLMAGIVGAYHLGRQKKKITHRFLERTAQ, encoded by the coding sequence ATGGGACCTGCATTCTATATCGCCGCCGGTGTGGCCATATTTTCCACCATCATGGTGATCACGCGCTACAATATCATGCACGCGCTGCTGTACCTCATCGTATCGCTGCTGAGCGTGGCTGTGATATTTTTCCTGTACGGCGCGCCGTTCATGGCCGCGCTGGAAGTGATCATCTATGCCGGCGCTATCATGGTGCTGATGATATTTTTTGTGATGATGCTCAATCTCGGCCCGCAGACCGCGGGAGACGAGCGGCACTGGCTGAGCCCGCGCATATGGATCGGCCCGGCCGTGCTTTGCGCGGTGCTGCTCATAGAGCTGGGTTACCTCATCCTGCAGCCGCCGGTATTGCCGGCGGGTGAGATCGTGATGGTGGACCCGAAAGCCGTGGGGAAAAGCCTGTTCGGGCCCTATGTGCTGGCCGTTGAACTGGCCGGCATGCTGCTGATGGCGGGCATCGTAGGTGCTTATCACCTCGGCCGGCAGAAGAAAAAAATCACCCATCGATTCCTTGAAAGAACCGCACAATGA
- the nuoK gene encoding NADH-quinone oxidoreductase subunit NuoK has product MIISTTAGLVLAGILFVLGLVSMLIRRNIIFMLVSVEIMLNAAGLAFIVAASRWGQPEGQVMFMFILAMAAAEVSVGLALILQLYHQLKTLDSDEASKMNG; this is encoded by the coding sequence ATGATAATATCCACTACAGCAGGCCTGGTGCTTGCAGGCATATTGTTCGTATTGGGACTGGTGAGCATGCTCATCCGGCGCAACATCATTTTTATGCTGGTGTCTGTCGAAATCATGCTCAATGCGGCGGGCCTGGCATTCATCGTGGCCGCCTCACGCTGGGGGCAGCCGGAAGGGCAGGTGATGTTCATGTTTATCCTCGCCATGGCGGCGGCGGAAGTGTCGGTGGGCCTGGCATTGATATTACAGCTCTATCATCAGCTCAAAACGCTCGACAGTGACGAAGCCAGTAAAATGAACGGATAA
- the nuoL gene encoding NADH-quinone oxidoreductase subunit L yields the protein MNWIYLVPAMPFLGALLLVLLSRKIGKAGVAAIGCGSIGIAALVTILAGIEFIGSGTQQFNLPLWNWLTVGTFQIGITLHLDALSLAFIFVITFVGFLIHIYSTGYMADDPDFARFFACMNLFVGAMLMLVLADNLLLLYFGWEGVGLCSYLLIGFWYKDPANGAAARKAFIVTRVGDTAMAIALFLLVQHTGSLQLTDILSKAPSLWSTGDATVVTIAFLLLGGAVGKSAQLPLQTWLPDAMAGPTPVSALIHAATMVTAGVYLIARTNILFTLSPAAQATVAIVGGVTLILAGVSAFVQTDIKRVLAYSTISQIGYMFLALGVGAWSAAIFHFITHAFFKALLFLGAGAIIVALHHEQDMFKMGGLRKSLPGVFWVFLIGSASLAAVPFVTAGFYSKDQIVWLAGTAAQGNAGYWIVSVVGAFITAMYTARMVLLVFFGKEKTHVHHHPGWNMMVPLYILAALSTLAGFIELPHTLGHVTLLSDFLSPVLPAVVTEHGSVAMEWGSQAVAALLSFTGIYIVWRTLTVPFPKEVKTFLKNGWGFDVAYDVLFVQPFVQLARLNRKDAIDKLYTGLAAAMRYFHRMMSATQSGILRWYIMGIVMGAVLILSVIIWRQYTV from the coding sequence ATGAACTGGATTTACCTGGTACCGGCCATGCCCTTTCTGGGCGCCCTGTTACTGGTGCTGCTTTCCAGGAAGATCGGGAAGGCAGGCGTAGCCGCCATCGGTTGCGGCAGCATCGGCATCGCTGCGCTGGTCACCATCCTGGCCGGTATTGAGTTTATCGGCAGCGGCACGCAGCAGTTCAACCTGCCCCTGTGGAACTGGCTGACCGTGGGCACCTTCCAGATCGGCATCACCCTGCACCTCGATGCGTTGTCGCTGGCGTTCATTTTTGTCATCACATTCGTCGGTTTCCTCATCCATATTTATTCCACCGGCTATATGGCGGACGACCCGGACTTCGCCCGTTTCTTCGCCTGTATGAACCTCTTCGTGGGCGCGATGCTGATGCTCGTGCTGGCCGATAACCTGCTGCTGCTGTACTTCGGCTGGGAAGGCGTGGGCCTGTGCAGTTACCTGCTCATCGGTTTCTGGTATAAAGACCCCGCCAACGGCGCGGCCGCACGGAAGGCGTTTATCGTTACCCGTGTGGGCGACACCGCCATGGCCATCGCGTTATTCCTGCTGGTGCAGCACACCGGCAGCCTCCAGCTCACCGACATATTGTCCAAAGCGCCCTCGCTCTGGAGCACCGGCGATGCCACGGTAGTGACCATCGCCTTTTTACTGCTCGGCGGCGCCGTGGGCAAAAGCGCGCAACTGCCGCTGCAAACCTGGCTGCCCGACGCCATGGCCGGTCCTACGCCGGTGAGCGCGCTCATCCATGCCGCTACCATGGTAACGGCGGGTGTATACCTCATTGCCCGCACGAATATCCTGTTTACGCTCTCGCCCGCGGCGCAGGCCACCGTAGCCATCGTGGGTGGTGTGACGCTGATACTGGCGGGCGTCAGCGCGTTTGTGCAGACCGATATCAAAAGAGTGCTGGCGTATTCCACCATCAGCCAGATCGGGTATATGTTCCTCGCATTGGGCGTGGGCGCGTGGTCGGCCGCCATCTTCCATTTCATCACCCACGCGTTTTTCAAAGCCCTGTTATTCCTCGGAGCAGGCGCCATCATCGTGGCGCTGCATCATGAGCAGGACATGTTTAAAATGGGCGGCCTGCGGAAAAGCCTGCCCGGCGTGTTCTGGGTGTTCCTCATCGGCTCCGCTTCCCTGGCCGCCGTTCCTTTCGTAACGGCGGGCTTTTACAGCAAAGACCAGATCGTATGGCTGGCCGGTACTGCCGCACAGGGAAATGCCGGGTACTGGATAGTATCGGTGGTGGGGGCTTTCATCACGGCCATGTATACGGCGCGCATGGTATTGCTGGTATTCTTCGGCAAAGAAAAAACGCATGTGCACCATCATCCAGGATGGAATATGATGGTGCCGTTATACATCCTCGCCGCTTTGTCTACGCTGGCCGGTTTTATCGAACTGCCGCATACACTGGGGCATGTGACCCTGCTCAGCGATTTCCTTTCGCCCGTGCTGCCCGCCGTAGTCACGGAGCACGGCAGCGTGGCGATGGAATGGGGCTCGCAGGCCGTTGCGGCTTTGCTGTCGTTCACCGGCATTTACATCGTATGGCGCACGCTGACCGTTCCTTTCCCGAAAGAAGTCAAAACATTCCTGAAAAACGGCTGGGGCTTCGACGTGGCGTACGACGTACTGTTTGTGCAGCCGTTCGTACAGCTGGCGCGCCTCAACCGCAAAGACGCGATCGATAAACTGTACACGGGCCTGGCGGCGGCAATGCGGTATTTCCACCGCATGATGTCCGCCACACAGAGCGGCATTCTGCGCTGGTATATCATGGGCATTGTGATGGGCGCGGTCCTGATCCTTTCCGTGATCATCTGGCGGCAATACACTGTTTAA
- the nuoM gene encoding NADH-quinone oxidoreductase subunit M, producing MILFLFILIPVVGAFAAWLSAAAHKMLPRWIALMVMVFDLALAAGYWLQTAGSDGWYVTFVQPWMPRFGISFSLAMDGLSLLMVVLTFFLGVLSVLVSWNEIKERAGFFYFNLLFVLAGITGVFLTMDLFLFYFFWEVMLIPMYFLIGIWGHSNRLYAALKFFIFTQAGGLLMLLAILGLYFVHGQNTGTFTFSYFELLNTPMSQEMGRWLMLGFLIAFIVKLPAFPFHTWLPDAHTEAPTAGSVVLAGLLLKTGAYGILRFVLPLFPEASQFFAPWIMLLGAIGILYGGKLAYAQTDFKRLVAYTSVSHMGFVLVGAFAFNELAYQGVVMQMITHGISTGALFMIAGSLYDRLHTRELEKMGGLWPALPGMGVVAMIFVMASLGLPGLGNFIAEFLILAGSWQSHPWITIAATIGLVVATVYSLRIMQKVFFGVSLREYRLPDLSFREVIMFVPLVIVIIWLGVYPQPVINTAKPAAVPAVAVHHPLK from the coding sequence ATGATCCTCTTTCTCTTCATTCTCATTCCGGTTGTTGGCGCATTCGCAGCCTGGCTGTCAGCGGCCGCCCATAAAATGCTGCCGCGGTGGATCGCGTTGATGGTGATGGTGTTCGACCTGGCACTGGCAGCGGGGTACTGGTTACAGACGGCTGGCAGCGACGGCTGGTACGTCACCTTTGTACAGCCCTGGATGCCGCGCTTCGGCATCAGCTTCTCTCTGGCCATGGACGGGCTCAGCCTGCTGATGGTGGTGCTCACGTTTTTCCTTGGTGTATTGTCCGTGCTGGTGTCGTGGAACGAAATCAAAGAACGTGCGGGTTTCTTCTATTTCAACCTGTTGTTTGTGCTGGCAGGCATTACCGGTGTGTTCCTGACGATGGACCTCTTCCTGTTTTATTTCTTCTGGGAAGTGATGCTGATACCCATGTATTTCCTCATCGGCATCTGGGGCCACAGCAACCGGCTGTATGCCGCGCTGAAGTTTTTCATATTCACACAGGCCGGCGGCCTGCTGATGCTGCTCGCCATATTGGGATTATATTTCGTGCATGGCCAGAACACCGGCACGTTCACGTTCAGTTATTTCGAATTGCTCAACACCCCGATGTCGCAGGAAATGGGGCGCTGGCTGATGTTGGGTTTCCTCATCGCCTTCATCGTAAAACTGCCGGCTTTCCCGTTCCATACCTGGCTGCCGGATGCGCATACCGAAGCGCCTACCGCAGGTTCGGTGGTGCTGGCGGGCCTGCTCCTGAAAACGGGTGCTTACGGTATTCTCCGCTTTGTATTGCCCCTCTTCCCCGAAGCCTCGCAGTTTTTTGCACCATGGATCATGCTGCTGGGCGCCATCGGCATTTTGTACGGCGGCAAACTCGCCTATGCGCAAACGGACTTTAAACGCCTCGTGGCCTATACCAGTGTAAGCCACATGGGTTTTGTGCTGGTGGGCGCTTTTGCTTTCAATGAACTGGCCTACCAGGGCGTGGTGATGCAGATGATCACCCACGGCATCAGCACGGGCGCTTTGTTCATGATCGCCGGTTCGCTGTACGACCGCCTGCATACCCGCGAGCTCGAAAAAATGGGCGGCCTCTGGCCGGCCCTGCCGGGCATGGGCGTGGTGGCGATGATATTCGTCATGGCTTCGCTGGGCCTGCCGGGCCTCGGTAATTTTATCGCCGAGTTCCTGATACTGGCCGGCAGCTGGCAGTCGCACCCCTGGATCACCATCGCCGCCACCATCGGGCTGGTAGTGGCTACCGTATATTCCCTGCGCATCATGCAGAAAGTGTTTTTCGGCGTGTCGTTGCGCGAATACCGGCTGCCCGATCTGAGTTTCCGGGAAGTGATCATGTTCGTACCGCTGGTGATCGTGATCATCTGGCTGGGCGTGTATCCGCAGCCCGTGATCAACACCGCCAAACCTGCCGCCGTGCCGGCGGTAGCCGTTCATCATCCGTTAAAATAA
- a CDS encoding NADH-quinone oxidoreductase subunit N → MSATDFLSILPLLIISASAVIAMLLVAIKRNHRVMHAFTVLAFILAFGALFLHPGQLPYVIAPLFVVDAFALFNTGLILVAGLSVLFLSYSYFEQREERKEEYYILLLLATVGGIVLVVSQHFISLFLGLETMSISLYGLIAYLRARERSDEAGIKYLLLAALSSAFLLFGMALVYAESGRMDFTGIGRYLATAGSVPVGVVAGFGLMLIGVGFKLGIVPFHMWTPDIYEGAPLPVAAYIATVSKGSMLVLLMRFYRDIDGYEYTILWWVIAIIAMASMFAGNWLALLQQNVKRLLAYSSIAHMGYILIAFLAGQAAGQEAVMFYLVAYVITSIGAFGVLALLSDKVRDAEDLEDFRGLFWRQPWLAAIFTGMMLSLAGIPLTAGFIGKFYIVAAGVDAGLWLLLVLLVINSVIGLFYYIRIVAMMFQPLDAPQRKPLPFFGIFALTGLMLLLLWLGIYPSSLIAVIRDMVLTMG, encoded by the coding sequence ATGTCTGCCACCGACTTTTTAAGCATACTACCGTTACTGATCATCAGCGCATCCGCTGTTATCGCCATGTTGCTGGTGGCCATCAAAAGAAACCACCGGGTGATGCACGCCTTTACCGTGCTGGCTTTTATACTGGCGTTCGGCGCGCTGTTCCTCCATCCCGGGCAACTGCCGTATGTGATAGCGCCGCTTTTCGTGGTGGACGCGTTCGCCCTGTTCAATACGGGACTGATACTGGTAGCCGGTTTGAGCGTACTGTTTTTATCCTATAGTTATTTCGAGCAGCGCGAAGAGCGCAAGGAAGAATATTACATCCTCCTGTTGCTGGCGACGGTAGGGGGGATCGTGCTGGTGGTGAGCCAGCATTTTATTTCGCTGTTCCTCGGTCTGGAAACGATGAGCATCAGCCTGTACGGGCTGATTGCCTACCTGCGGGCCCGCGAGCGGTCCGATGAGGCCGGTATCAAATACCTGCTGCTGGCCGCGCTCTCTTCTGCCTTCCTGTTATTCGGCATGGCGCTCGTGTATGCGGAAAGCGGGCGGATGGATTTCACCGGCATCGGCCGGTACCTGGCCACGGCAGGCAGTGTGCCGGTGGGTGTGGTGGCCGGTTTCGGGCTCATGCTGATCGGTGTCGGATTTAAACTTGGCATCGTTCCCTTTCATATGTGGACGCCGGACATTTACGAAGGCGCTCCGCTGCCGGTGGCCGCTTATATCGCCACCGTGTCCAAAGGCAGCATGCTGGTGCTGCTCATGCGTTTTTACCGCGATATAGACGGGTACGAATACACGATACTCTGGTGGGTAATTGCCATCATCGCCATGGCGAGCATGTTTGCCGGTAACTGGCTCGCCTTGCTGCAGCAGAATGTAAAGCGCCTGCTGGCCTATTCTTCCATCGCGCATATGGGATACATCCTCATCGCGTTCCTGGCGGGGCAGGCGGCAGGGCAGGAGGCTGTGATGTTTTACCTCGTGGCGTATGTGATCACCAGCATCGGTGCTTTTGGCGTGCTGGCGCTGCTGTCGGATAAAGTGCGGGATGCGGAAGACCTGGAAGATTTCCGTGGCCTGTTCTGGCGGCAGCCCTGGCTGGCGGCCATCTTTACGGGCATGATGTTGTCGCTCGCCGGCATCCCCCTCACCGCCGGCTTCATCGGGAAATTTTACATCGTCGCGGCCGGCGTCGACGCCGGGTTGTGGCTGCTCCTGGTACTGCTCGTCATTAACAGCGTAATTGGTCTGTTCTATTATATCCGCATTGTGGCGATGATGTTTCAGCCACTCGACGCTCCGCAGCGGAAACCTCTACCTTTCTTCGGGATTTTTGCGTTAACCGGGCTGATGCTGCTTTTGCTCTGGCTGGGGATTTATCCCTCGTCGCTCATCGCGGTTATCCGGGATATGGTGCTGACGATGGGATAA